The DNA region AACCGGAACTGGATGGACGCGCGTGAGGCGCTCCTCGAATCCGACCTGATCCCCGGCGACCTCAAGCGGATCTACCCGATCATCACCCGCGGCGCGAGCGACTCGGCGTCCTTCGACGAGGTGCTGGAGCTGCTCCACCTCGGCGGCCGCTCGCTGCCCCACGCGGTGCTGATGATGATCCCGGAGGCCTGGGAGAACCATCAGGAGATGGACCCCGCGCGCCGCGCGTTCTACGAGTTCCACTCGACGCTGATGGAGCCGTGGGACGGCCCCGCGCTGGTCTCCTTCACCGACGGCACCCAGATCGGCGCGGTCCTCGACCGCAACGGCCTGCGCCCCGCCCGGTACTGGGTCACCGAAGACGGCCTCGTCGTCCTCGCCAGCGAGGTCGGCGTGCTGGAGCTGGAGCAGTCCACGATCGTCCGCAAAGGACGGTTGGAGCCGGGCCGCATGTTCCTCGTCGACACGGCCGCCGGCCGGATCGTCGAGGACGAGGAGATCAAGAACGAGCTCGCCACCGAGCACCCGTACGACGAATGGGTCGAGGACGGCCTGCTCCCGCTCGACGGGCTTCCCGAGCGTGAGCGCGAGATCCCGCCGCACGCCGCGCTCGTGCGGCGTCAGCAAGCCTTCGGCTACACGGAGGAAGAGCTCGACGTCCTGCTCGAACCGATGGCCCGCACCGGCGCGGAGCCGATCGGCTCGATGGGCAACGACTCCCCCATCGCCTCGCTCTCCAGCCGCCCGCGGCTGCTCTTCGACTACTTCATCCAGCTCTTCGCCCAGGTGACCAACCCGCCGCTGGACGCGATCCGCGAGGAACTGGTCACCTCGCTGGGCACCCAGCTGGGCGCGGAACCGAACCTGCTGCAGGCCGACGCGAAGTCGTGCCGCCGGATCGTGCTGCCGTTCCCGGTACTGGACAACGACGAGTTCGCGAAGCTGGTGCACGTCAACGACGACGGCGACCTGCCGGAGTTCCAGGCGGTCACCGTGCAGGGCACCTACGACGTCCACGGCGGCGGCGAGGCGCTCGTGCGCCGGCTCGACGAGATCCGCGCCGAGGTGTCCGCGGCCATCGCCGAGGGCGCGCGGCTGATCGTGCTGTCCGACCGCGGGATCGACGAAGACCACGCGGGCATCCCGTCGCTGCTGCTCACCGGCGCGGTACATCACCACCTGGTGCGCGAAAAGACCCGTACGCAGGTCGGCCTCATCGTCGAGGCGGGCGACGCGCGCGAGGTGCACCACATCGCGCTGCTGATCGGCTACGGCGTCGCGGCGGTGAACCCGTACCTGGCGATGGCGACCGTCGAGGAGATGGCCGATCAGGGCCTGATCGCCGGTGCCACCGCCAAGCAGGCGACCGCGAACCTGATCAAGGCGCTGGGCAAGGGCGTCCGCAAGACGATGTCGAAGATGGGAGTGTCCACAGTGGCCTCCTACACCGGCGCGCAGATCTTCGAAGCGGTCGGGCTCGGCGACGAGGTCATCCAGAACTGCTTCACCGGCACCACTTCCCGGCTCGGCGGCGTCGGCTTCGACACGCTCGCGCTGGAGGTCGCCGAGCGGCACCGCCGCGCGTTCCCGCGCGACGGGTTCCGCGCGAACCACCGCGAGCTGGAGACCGGCTCGGACTACCAGTGGCGCCGCGAGGGCGAACCGCATCTGTTCAACCCGCAGACGGTGTTCAAGCTGCAGCACTCCACCCGTGCCGGGAAGTACGAGGTCTTCAAGGAGTACACGAAGGCCGTCGACGACCAGGCGCAGAAGCTGTACACGCTGCGCGGGCTGTTCGACTTCAAGATCGGGCAGCGGCCCGCCGTGCCGATCGAGGAGGTCGAACCGGTCTCCGAGATCGTCAAGCGGTTCGCCACCGGCGCCATCTCCTACGGGTCGATCTCGGCGGAGATGCACGAAACCCTGGCCATCGCGATGAACCGCCTCGGCGGCAAGTCGAACACCGGTGAGGGCGGCGAGGATCCGGAACGGCTCTACGACCCCGAGCGCCGCAGCGCGGTCAAGCAGGTCGCGAGCGGCCGGTTCGGTGTCACCAGCGAATACCTGGTCAACGCCGACGACATCCAGATCAAGATGGCGCAGGGCGCGAAGCCCGGCGAGGGCGGCCAGCTGCCCGGCGCGAAGGTGTACCCGTGGATCGCGAAGACGCGGCACTCCACGGCGGGTGTCGGGCTGATCTCCCCGCCGCCGCACCACGACATCTACTCGATCGAGGACCTCGCGCAGCTGATCCACGACCTCAAGAACGCCAACCCGGCCGCGCGCATCCACGTGAAGCTCGTGTCCGAGGTCGGCGTCGGCACGGTCGCGGCCGGTGTTTCCAAGGCGCACGCGGACGTCGTGCTCATCTCCGGGCACGACGGCGGCACGGGTGCTTCGCCGCTGTCGTCGATCAAGCACGCGGGCGGCCCGTGGGAACTCGGGCTCGCCGAGACGCAGCAGACGTTGCTGGCCAACCGGTTGCGCGACCGGATCGTCGTGCAGACCGACGGTCAGCTCAAGACCGGCCGTGACGTCGTCATCGCCGCGCTGCTCGGGGCCGAGGAGTTCGGCTTCGCGACCGCGCCGCTGGTGGTCTCCGGCTGCATCATGATGCGGGTCTGTCACCTCGACACCTGCCCCGTGGGCGTCGCGACGCAGAACCCCA from Amycolatopsis sp. EV170708-02-1 includes:
- the gltB gene encoding glutamate synthase large subunit, yielding MTHHASYKGSKAPEGLYDPEFEHDACGVAFVADLSGKRDHGIVAKALIALRNLEHRGARGADPETGDGAGILIQVPDEFYREVVGFDLPAPGAYAVGTAFLPQDEKARGRAMTTIQRVAAEEGMRVLGWRDLPVHTEHVGTGAAETMPYFSQLFLAGNDALEGLALERAAFVVRKRAEHELVEDDVYFPSLSSRTIVYKGMLTEPQVEKFFADLTDERVTSAIGLVHSRFSTNTFPSWPLAHPYRYVAHNGEINTLRGNRNWMDAREALLESDLIPGDLKRIYPIITRGASDSASFDEVLELLHLGGRSLPHAVLMMIPEAWENHQEMDPARRAFYEFHSTLMEPWDGPALVSFTDGTQIGAVLDRNGLRPARYWVTEDGLVVLASEVGVLELEQSTIVRKGRLEPGRMFLVDTAAGRIVEDEEIKNELATEHPYDEWVEDGLLPLDGLPEREREIPPHAALVRRQQAFGYTEEELDVLLEPMARTGAEPIGSMGNDSPIASLSSRPRLLFDYFIQLFAQVTNPPLDAIREELVTSLGTQLGAEPNLLQADAKSCRRIVLPFPVLDNDEFAKLVHVNDDGDLPEFQAVTVQGTYDVHGGGEALVRRLDEIRAEVSAAIAEGARLIVLSDRGIDEDHAGIPSLLLTGAVHHHLVREKTRTQVGLIVEAGDAREVHHIALLIGYGVAAVNPYLAMATVEEMADQGLIAGATAKQATANLIKALGKGVRKTMSKMGVSTVASYTGAQIFEAVGLGDEVIQNCFTGTTSRLGGVGFDTLALEVAERHRRAFPRDGFRANHRELETGSDYQWRREGEPHLFNPQTVFKLQHSTRAGKYEVFKEYTKAVDDQAQKLYTLRGLFDFKIGQRPAVPIEEVEPVSEIVKRFATGAISYGSISAEMHETLAIAMNRLGGKSNTGEGGEDPERLYDPERRSAVKQVASGRFGVTSEYLVNADDIQIKMAQGAKPGEGGQLPGAKVYPWIAKTRHSTAGVGLISPPPHHDIYSIEDLAQLIHDLKNANPAARIHVKLVSEVGVGTVAAGVSKAHADVVLISGHDGGTGASPLSSIKHAGGPWELGLAETQQTLLANRLRDRIVVQTDGQLKTGRDVVIAALLGAEEFGFATAPLVVSGCIMMRVCHLDTCPVGVATQNPKLREKFSGKAEYVVNFFEFIAQEVREYLAELGFRSIAEAVGHAEMLDKRKAIDHWKAAGLDLTPIFHVPDMAPAGLRHQQTVQDHGLEKALDNTLIQLAEGALSSGDKVRLELPVRNVNRTVGTMLGHELTKRWGGEGLPDNTIDVTFTGTAGQSFGAFVPKGITLRLYGDGNDYVGKGLSGGRLIVRPPKVARYNAEEHIIAGNVIGYGATSGEIFIRGKVGERFCVRNSGALAVVEGVGDHGCEYMTGGRVVVLGGVGRNFAAGMSGGVAYVLDLPAHRINPEMVDIDPLDSSDVDFLREALEKHYDETESAVARALLADWDAAVDRFGKVMPKDYKRVLAAQAKAERDGRDVNEAIMEAAHG